The Longimicrobiaceae bacterium genome has a window encoding:
- a CDS encoding metal ABC transporter permease produces the protein MSPEVEIQWIAAITAAACALPGVFLVLRRMALMSDAISHSILLGIVLAFFVTENLASPLLIAAAAATGVLTVSLVELLNRTGRVKEDAAIGLVFPALFSVGVILISRYAGSVHLDVDAVLLGELAFAPFNRMAVGGADLGPRILWVMAAVLLLNAAFVAAFYKELKLTTFDAALAGALGFAPGLVHYAFMTLVSVTAVGAFDAVGSILVVALMIAPPASAYLLTDRLPRMIGLAVVIGVASALAGYWASYFLDVSIAGAMATMTGVAFGAVLLFAPERGLVALARRRARQRWEFAETMLAIHLFNHEHSPREGAENRESHLHEHLRWDPRFAADVVRRAEGRGLVARQSGDRLALTERGRLEAREVVGA, from the coding sequence ATGTCGCCGGAGGTGGAGATCCAGTGGATCGCGGCGATCACCGCCGCGGCGTGCGCGCTCCCGGGAGTGTTCCTGGTGCTGCGGCGGATGGCGCTGATGAGCGACGCCATCTCGCACTCCATCCTCCTGGGGATCGTGCTGGCCTTCTTCGTCACGGAGAACCTGGCCTCGCCGCTCCTGATCGCCGCGGCCGCGGCCACGGGGGTGCTCACCGTCTCCCTGGTGGAGCTGCTGAACCGCACGGGCCGGGTGAAGGAGGACGCGGCCATCGGGCTGGTCTTCCCCGCCCTCTTCTCGGTGGGCGTGATCCTGATCTCCCGCTACGCCGGGAGCGTGCACCTGGACGTGGACGCGGTGCTCCTGGGAGAGCTGGCCTTCGCGCCCTTCAACCGCATGGCGGTGGGGGGAGCCGACCTGGGTCCGCGCATCCTCTGGGTCATGGCGGCGGTCCTCCTCCTGAACGCCGCGTTCGTCGCCGCCTTCTACAAGGAGCTGAAGCTCACCACCTTCGACGCGGCGCTCGCCGGGGCGCTGGGGTTCGCGCCGGGGCTGGTGCACTACGCCTTCATGACGCTGGTCTCGGTGACGGCGGTGGGAGCCTTCGACGCGGTGGGCTCCATCCTGGTCGTGGCGCTGATGATCGCCCCGCCGGCCTCGGCCTACCTCCTGACCGACCGTCTCCCGCGCATGATCGGGCTCGCCGTGGTGATCGGCGTGGCGAGCGCGCTGGCGGGGTACTGGGCGTCGTACTTCCTGGACGTGTCCATCGCCGGGGCGATGGCGACCATGACGGGGGTGGCGTTCGGGGCCGTCCTCCTGTTCGCGCCGGAGCGGGGGCTGGTGGCGCTGGCGCGGCGGCGGGCGCGGCAGCGGTGGGAGTTCGCCGAGACCATGCTCGCCATCCACCTCTTCAACCACGAGCACTCCCCCCGCGAGGGGGCGGAGAACCGGGAGTCGCACCTGCACGAGCACCTGCGGTGGGACCCGCGCTTCGCCGCCGACGTGGTGCGGCGCGCCGAGGGGCGGGGGCTGGTGGCGCGGCAGAGCGGCGACCGGCTGGCGCTCACGGAGCGCGGACGATTGGAGGCGCGGGAGGTGGTGGGGGCGTGA
- a CDS encoding metal ABC transporter permease has product MALPDLFSDYTLRTVALGAAALGTTSGALGSFAVLRKQSLLGDAISHAALPGIALAFLLTGSKAPLVLVLGAAAAGWLGTLLVMRIVGSTRVPEDSALGIVLAVFFGFGLVLLTWIQKRPDAAQAGLDRYLFGQAATLLQRDVAQIAALGAVALGVTALLWKEFKLLAFDPEFGESLGFPARRVDVLLTSVLVLAIVIGLQTVGVVLMSAMVVAPAAAARQWTDRMGRMVLLAGGFGALAGVAGAVLSSTAERLPTGPTIVLCLTALVVFSLLLAPRRGIVWGWVADQRNRRRLHTQAVLADLYALARQHPGQVHGHTVATLETLHPGAQHELAELETRGWARRTAKNAWAITAEGEAEEERRRGEEAE; this is encoded by the coding sequence GTGGCGCTCCCCGACCTCTTCTCCGACTACACCCTGCGCACCGTGGCGCTGGGCGCCGCCGCGCTGGGCACCACGAGCGGTGCGCTGGGCTCGTTCGCCGTGCTCCGCAAGCAGAGCCTGCTGGGCGACGCCATCTCGCACGCGGCGCTCCCCGGGATCGCCCTGGCCTTCCTGCTCACCGGGAGCAAGGCGCCGCTGGTGCTGGTGCTGGGCGCCGCGGCGGCGGGGTGGCTGGGGACGCTGCTGGTGATGCGCATCGTGGGGAGCACGCGCGTCCCCGAGGACAGCGCGCTGGGGATCGTGCTCGCGGTCTTCTTCGGGTTCGGGCTGGTGCTCCTCACCTGGATCCAGAAGCGGCCGGACGCCGCGCAGGCGGGGCTCGACCGCTACCTGTTCGGGCAGGCGGCCACCCTGCTGCAGCGCGACGTGGCGCAGATCGCCGCGCTGGGGGCGGTGGCGCTCGGCGTGACGGCGCTTCTCTGGAAGGAGTTCAAGCTGCTGGCCTTCGACCCGGAGTTCGGGGAGAGCCTGGGCTTCCCCGCCCGCCGCGTGGACGTGCTCCTCACCTCCGTGCTGGTGCTCGCCATCGTGATCGGGCTGCAGACGGTGGGGGTGGTGCTGATGAGCGCCATGGTGGTGGCTCCCGCCGCGGCGGCGCGGCAGTGGACGGACCGGATGGGACGCATGGTGCTCCTGGCCGGCGGCTTCGGCGCGCTCGCGGGGGTGGCGGGGGCGGTCCTGTCCAGCACCGCGGAGCGGCTCCCCACCGGGCCGACCATCGTCCTCTGCCTCACCGCGCTGGTCGTGTTCTCGCTCCTCCTCGCGCCGCGGCGGGGGATCGTCTGGGGGTGGGTGGCGGACCAGCGCAACCGCCGCCGCCTCCACACGCAGGCGGTGCTGGCGGACCTGTACGCCCTGGCGCGGCAGCACCCCGGGCAGGTGCACGGGCACACGGTGGCGACGCTGGAGACGCTGCACCCCGGGGCGCAGCACGAGCTGGCGGAGCTGGAGACGCGCGGGTGGGCCCGCCGCACCGCGAAGAACGCGTGGGCGATCACCGCGGAGGGCGAGGCGGAGGAGGAGCGCCGCCGCGGGGAGGAGGCCGAGTGA
- a CDS encoding metal ABC transporter ATP-binding protein: MHSDKSEPTPAIEVNDLTVAYRDKPVLWDVDLEVPPGVLMAIVGPNGAGKSTLIKSMLGLVRAAAGEVLIHGRPYAEQRRAVAYVPQRGSVDWDFPTSVLDVVMMGRYGALGWFRRPGRREREMAMAALEQVGMQEFAERQISQLSGGQQQRVFLARALVQDARLYLMDEPFQGVDARTERAIVTVLQELREAGKTVVVVHHDLETVPEYFDQVLLLNVRRVASGPVAEVFNEENLRLTYGGRVPFLQRRDSDPQAPLRAPGALGGQGVPRLRA; the protein is encoded by the coding sequence ATGCACAGCGACAAAAGCGAGCCCACACCGGCCATCGAGGTCAACGACCTCACCGTGGCCTACAGGGACAAACCGGTGCTCTGGGACGTGGACCTGGAGGTCCCGCCCGGAGTGCTGATGGCGATCGTCGGGCCCAACGGCGCGGGGAAGAGCACGCTGATCAAGTCCATGCTGGGGCTGGTGCGCGCGGCGGCGGGAGAGGTGCTGATCCACGGGCGCCCCTACGCCGAGCAGCGCCGGGCGGTGGCCTACGTCCCCCAGCGGGGGAGCGTGGACTGGGACTTCCCCACCAGCGTGCTGGACGTGGTGATGATGGGGCGCTACGGCGCGCTGGGGTGGTTCCGCCGCCCCGGACGGCGCGAGCGGGAGATGGCGATGGCCGCGCTCGAGCAGGTGGGGATGCAGGAGTTCGCGGAGCGGCAGATCTCGCAGCTCTCCGGCGGGCAGCAGCAGCGCGTCTTCCTGGCGCGCGCCCTGGTGCAGGACGCCCGGCTGTACCTGATGGACGAGCCCTTCCAGGGGGTGGACGCCCGCACCGAGCGCGCCATCGTCACCGTGCTCCAGGAGCTTCGGGAGGCGGGGAAGACGGTGGTGGTGGTGCACCACGACCTGGAGACGGTGCCGGAGTACTTCGACCAGGTCCTCCTCCTCAACGTGCGCCGCGTCGCCTCCGGGCCGGTGGCGGAGGTGTTCAACGAGGAGAACCTGCGCCTCACGTACGGCGGGCGCGTCCCCTTCCTGCAGCGCCGCGACTCCGACCCGCAGGCGCCGCTCCGCGCTCCCGGGGCCCTGGGCGGCCAGGGCGTGCCGCGGCTCCGGGCCTGA
- a CDS encoding zinc ABC transporter substrate-binding protein, translating to MQFLRWGWVVLCGAALLAGCTPPEPAEESDRLNVVATIGMIADVVKNVGGEHVRVTGLMGPGVDPHLYKASEGDVRRLYRADVIFYAGLHLEARMAEVLEEMGGRTRTVAVSEAIPRELLLSPAEFEGAYDPHVWFDVRLWMRTVPPVAEALAEADPAHAADFRANARRYLAELEALDAYVRAQAARVPAERRVLVTAHDAFNYFGRAYGFEVRGLQGINTASEAGTADVQALADFIAGRRIPAVFVESSIPRRNVEAVQEAVRSRGWRVRIGGELFSDALGSAGTPEGTYAGMVRHNIDTIVGALLGERPAPDEE from the coding sequence ATGCAATTCTTGCGGTGGGGATGGGTGGTGCTGTGCGGGGCCGCGCTGCTGGCCGGCTGCACCCCGCCCGAGCCGGCGGAGGAGAGCGACCGGCTGAACGTGGTCGCGACCATCGGCATGATCGCCGACGTGGTGAAGAACGTCGGCGGCGAGCACGTGCGGGTGACGGGGCTGATGGGGCCCGGCGTGGACCCCCACCTGTACAAGGCCAGCGAGGGCGACGTGCGCCGCCTGTATCGGGCGGACGTGATCTTCTACGCCGGGCTGCACCTGGAGGCCCGCATGGCCGAGGTGCTGGAGGAGATGGGCGGCCGCACCCGGACGGTGGCGGTCTCGGAGGCGATCCCCCGGGAGCTGCTCCTCTCGCCCGCGGAGTTCGAGGGCGCCTACGACCCGCACGTCTGGTTCGACGTGCGCCTCTGGATGCGGACGGTGCCCCCCGTCGCGGAGGCGCTGGCCGAGGCGGACCCGGCGCACGCGGCGGACTTCCGCGCCAACGCCCGGCGCTACCTGGCCGAGCTGGAAGCGCTCGACGCCTACGTGCGCGCCCAGGCCGCGCGGGTCCCGGCGGAGCGGCGGGTGCTGGTGACGGCGCACGACGCCTTCAACTACTTCGGCCGGGCGTACGGCTTCGAGGTCCGCGGCCTCCAGGGGATCAACACCGCCTCCGAGGCCGGGACCGCGGACGTGCAGGCGCTGGCCGACTTCATCGCCGGGCGGCGGATCCCGGCGGTGTTCGTGGAGTCCTCCATTCCCCGCCGCAACGTGGAGGCGGTGCAGGAGGCGGTGCGGTCCCGGGGGTGGCGGGTGCGGATCGGAGGAGAGCTCTTCTCCGACGCCCTGGGCAGCGCCGGCACCCCGGAGGGGACGTACGCCGGGATGGTCCGCCACAACATCGATACCATCGTCGGCGCGCTCCTCGGGGAGCGTCCGGCGCCGGACGAGGAATAA
- a CDS encoding DinB family protein: MDLIRQLRSELRRSLHGPAWHGPALLEVLADVTPAEACAHPVPGAHSIAELALHALAWIEEVTRRLQGAVAALPERGDWPLPPPDLQDPGWRSIHEELSRGAERLERTVGGFPPERLLEQVAGSDAQLGGGIRHVVMLHGLAQHNAYHGGQIALLKRALRERSPTA, from the coding sequence ATGGATCTCATCCGACAGCTCCGGAGCGAGCTTCGCCGCTCCCTGCACGGTCCCGCATGGCACGGCCCCGCACTCCTGGAAGTGCTGGCCGACGTCACGCCCGCCGAGGCCTGCGCCCACCCGGTCCCCGGCGCACACAGCATCGCGGAGCTCGCCCTGCACGCGCTCGCCTGGATCGAGGAAGTCACGCGCCGCCTGCAGGGGGCCGTGGCGGCTCTCCCCGAGCGCGGCGACTGGCCTCTCCCGCCTCCCGATCTGCAGGACCCGGGCTGGAGGAGCATTCACGAGGAGCTGTCCCGCGGGGCGGAGCGCCTGGAGCGAACGGTCGGCGGGTTTCCTCCGGAGCGCCTCCTGGAGCAGGTGGCCGGATCGGACGCCCAGCTCGGGGGAGGGATCCGCCACGTCGTGATGCTGCACGGGCTCGCCCAGCACAACGCGTATCATGGAGGGCAGATCGCCCTGCTCAAGCGCGCGCTGCGAGAGCGCTCCCCCACCGCGTAG
- a CDS encoding DUF1990 domain-containing protein, whose amino-acid sequence MFLLRKPTDELVRQLLADQRDLPFTYPAVGATRTGVIPGLPVNHHRARLGEGEGTFARAVAALHGWAMYRLSWTRLCWPDAPLEPGAAVAVVVRHLGLWSVNPCRIVYLLEERGAIERAGFAIGTLPEHAERGEERFSVEWHRSDDSVWFELFACAGPNHWLTRVGYPGLRLLQHRFGKGAIRAMRSAVHSPPA is encoded by the coding sequence GTGTTCCTGCTCCGAAAGCCCACGGACGAGCTCGTCCGCCAGCTCCTCGCCGACCAGCGGGACCTGCCGTTCACCTACCCCGCGGTCGGAGCCACCCGCACGGGAGTGATCCCGGGCCTGCCGGTCAACCACCACCGCGCCCGGCTGGGAGAGGGCGAAGGCACGTTCGCCCGGGCCGTCGCGGCGCTCCACGGCTGGGCCATGTACCGGCTCTCCTGGACCCGGCTCTGCTGGCCCGACGCACCCCTGGAGCCGGGCGCCGCCGTGGCCGTGGTCGTGCGGCATCTGGGCCTCTGGTCCGTCAACCCGTGCAGGATCGTCTACCTCCTCGAAGAGCGGGGCGCGATCGAGCGCGCGGGCTTCGCGATCGGGACGCTCCCCGAGCACGCCGAGCGGGGGGAGGAGCGCTTCAGCGTCGAATGGCACCGCTCGGACGACTCCGTCTGGTTCGAGCTCTTCGCCTGCGCCGGACCGAACCACTGGCTCACCCGGGTGGGCTATCCCGGGCTGCGCCTCCTGCAGCACCGCTTCGGAAAGGGGGCGATCCGGGCCATGCGCTCGGCCGTCCACTCCCCGCCCGCCTGA
- a CDS encoding RtcB family protein, which yields MPQKLSDGTTVFGQHDESTLRQAQDVATRAERVALMADGHVGYVMPIGGVAAYRNRVSVVGVGFDIACLAAGTPVTTRDGYFLPIEQVLPEDPVMCWDGERVRPVVPHLGAIARGRRPVRKLHLSNGRVLHATADHEILTHTGWRPAGDLLPGDAVACPVFVGLPHVRDERDVPVALPTKVEQDLSSRGLFPLRSSDPRFPALLRLLGYASGDGHLSKDGKRLSIYLFDELDAQDVVEDVRRIGFEPRTYRRTRKEGYREENHVSVGSRSLHALFAALGSPVGKKNWAESPMPWLLDLPPWLRAQFLSAFCSAEMMTPRVHRNGTIPNLQLKQAGDHVNGISFIAELFRSLGFAVSVAPSGVQRGARITSVLQILGGREEQLRFMQEVGFCYSTEKRERAAIAASITWQGISFARNRDLAKCEARRLRHQGVGWRTVIADVSSTFGVPGGFVYHAMYDDRGPSRRLPGAAVSPDTTGEVCWVPVDRLEEAGEHPVYDIVTGDPAHCFLAAGIVVHNCGNAAIRTDLTLEQLSGGMTLEEVRSNPHRFSQNRRVRELADQIAGEVSFGIGRKNRADDAPVDHPLFNDPAWYAIPNRGSYRDDLREKARRQLGTVGSGNHYVDVFADEAGTVWVGVHFGSRGFGHTVASGFLALGQGRDWGERVPEKEVLLELEAPVGHDYWQLMELAGRYAYAGREWVARKVVSILGGREVELVHNHHNFAWKEEHDGEEYVVVRKGATPAFPGQKGFIGGSMGDDAVIVRGTPAENADAGTLRVQREALFSTVHGAGRVMSRTAAAGKRNRKTGRVITPGRVTPEMMKEWVSGRGVVLRGGGLDESPHVYRRLPEVLAEQGTTVETLHTLRPLIVVMAGADEFDPYKD from the coding sequence ATGCCGCAGAAGCTGAGCGACGGGACCACGGTGTTCGGCCAGCACGACGAGAGCACCCTCCGCCAGGCGCAGGACGTCGCCACGCGCGCGGAGCGGGTCGCGCTCATGGCGGACGGGCACGTGGGCTACGTGATGCCCATCGGGGGTGTGGCGGCGTACCGGAACCGGGTCTCCGTGGTGGGCGTGGGATTCGACATCGCGTGCCTTGCTGCTGGAACGCCGGTGACCACCCGCGACGGCTACTTCCTGCCCATCGAGCAGGTCCTGCCTGAGGACCCGGTGATGTGCTGGGACGGAGAGCGGGTGCGTCCGGTCGTTCCGCATCTCGGTGCGATCGCGCGTGGACGCAGGCCGGTTCGGAAGCTCCACCTGTCGAACGGGCGGGTGCTGCATGCCACAGCCGATCACGAGATCCTGACGCACACCGGGTGGAGGCCCGCGGGGGACCTGCTGCCCGGGGATGCCGTCGCGTGCCCGGTGTTCGTCGGGCTTCCGCATGTCCGCGACGAGCGAGATGTGCCGGTCGCGCTCCCCACGAAGGTCGAGCAGGACCTCTCCTCGCGGGGACTCTTCCCGCTCCGCAGCTCCGACCCGCGCTTCCCCGCACTCCTCCGTCTACTCGGCTACGCGAGCGGGGACGGCCACCTGAGCAAGGATGGAAAGCGGCTGTCCATCTACCTGTTCGACGAGCTCGACGCCCAGGACGTGGTGGAGGACGTCCGGCGGATCGGGTTCGAGCCACGAACCTACCGACGCACCCGGAAGGAGGGGTACAGGGAGGAGAACCACGTGTCGGTGGGCTCGCGGTCGCTCCATGCCCTCTTTGCGGCGCTGGGATCCCCGGTCGGGAAGAAGAACTGGGCAGAGTCGCCGATGCCGTGGCTCCTGGACCTCCCGCCCTGGCTGCGTGCCCAGTTTCTCTCGGCGTTCTGCAGCGCGGAGATGATGACGCCGCGCGTGCATCGGAACGGTACGATCCCCAACCTGCAGCTCAAACAGGCAGGGGACCACGTCAACGGAATCAGCTTCATCGCCGAGCTGTTCCGCTCGCTCGGATTCGCTGTTTCGGTTGCTCCGAGCGGGGTGCAGCGAGGCGCGCGCATAACCTCGGTTCTGCAGATCCTGGGGGGGCGCGAGGAGCAGCTCCGCTTCATGCAGGAGGTGGGGTTCTGCTACTCGACAGAGAAGCGCGAGCGCGCAGCCATCGCCGCCAGCATCACCTGGCAGGGAATCTCCTTTGCTCGTAACCGGGACCTGGCCAAGTGCGAAGCGCGGCGGCTCAGGCACCAGGGAGTAGGGTGGAGAACGGTCATCGCGGACGTGTCTTCGACGTTTGGCGTGCCGGGTGGCTTCGTCTATCACGCGATGTACGACGACCGGGGTCCCTCGCGGCGTCTCCCTGGTGCGGCAGTGTCCCCGGACACCACGGGAGAGGTGTGCTGGGTGCCGGTCGACCGCCTGGAAGAGGCAGGCGAGCATCCGGTCTACGACATCGTGACCGGGGACCCGGCACACTGCTTCCTCGCCGCCGGGATCGTGGTCCACAACTGCGGGAACGCGGCGATCCGCACCGACCTGACCCTGGAGCAGCTCTCCGGCGGGATGACGCTGGAGGAGGTGCGCAGCAACCCGCACCGCTTCTCCCAGAACCGGCGGGTGCGCGAGCTGGCGGACCAGATCGCAGGCGAGGTCTCCTTCGGGATCGGGCGGAAGAACCGGGCGGACGACGCGCCCGTGGACCACCCGCTCTTCAACGACCCGGCGTGGTACGCCATCCCCAACCGGGGGAGCTACCGGGACGACCTGCGCGAGAAGGCGCGCAGGCAGCTCGGCACGGTGGGCTCCGGCAACCACTACGTGGACGTCTTCGCCGACGAGGCGGGGACCGTGTGGGTGGGAGTGCACTTCGGCTCGCGCGGCTTCGGGCACACCGTCGCCAGTGGCTTCCTGGCGCTGGGGCAGGGGCGCGACTGGGGCGAGCGCGTCCCCGAGAAGGAGGTGCTGCTGGAGCTGGAGGCGCCCGTCGGGCACGACTACTGGCAGCTCATGGAGCTCGCCGGGCGCTACGCCTACGCCGGGCGCGAGTGGGTCGCCCGGAAGGTGGTCTCCATCCTGGGGGGGCGGGAAGTGGAGCTGGTCCACAACCACCACAACTTCGCCTGGAAGGAGGAGCACGACGGGGAGGAGTACGTGGTGGTGCGCAAGGGCGCCACGCCCGCCTTTCCCGGCCAGAAGGGCTTCATCGGCGGGTCCATGGGCGACGACGCGGTGATCGTGCGCGGCACCCCCGCCGAGAACGCGGACGCCGGGACGCTCCGGGTGCAGCGGGAGGCGCTCTTCTCCACCGTGCACGGGGCCGGGCGGGTGATGTCCCGCACCGCCGCCGCGGGGAAGCGGAACCGCAAGACGGGGCGCGTCATCACCCCCGGCCGCGTCACCCCGGAGATGATGAAGGAGTGGGTGTCCGGGCGGGGCGTGGTGCTGCGCGGCGGCGGGCTGGACGAGAGCCCGCACGTGTACCGGCGCCTCCCGGAGGTGCTGGCGGAGCAGGGGACCACGGTGGAGACGCTGCACACGCTCCGCCCGCTGATCGTGGTCATGGCCGGCGCCGACGAGTTCGACCCGTACAAGGACTGA
- a CDS encoding HD domain-containing protein: MEPDRAGEVLRFLHVAGRLKETARTGWALRGIDSPESVADHSFRVCLLALVLSRGAEPPLDRERCLAMALVHDLAESLVGDITPYDGVPVEEKHRREREAMERLCAMLGDDEVLRLWEEYQAAETREARFVKDLDKLETVLQAAEYEEARGIGLAEFREMGAGRDWLPATRPVHQALRRADGGPPAG; the protein is encoded by the coding sequence ATGGAGCCGGATCGAGCGGGCGAGGTGCTGCGGTTCCTGCACGTCGCGGGGAGGCTGAAGGAGACCGCCCGCACCGGGTGGGCGCTGCGGGGGATCGACTCGCCCGAGTCGGTGGCGGACCACAGCTTCCGCGTCTGCCTCCTGGCGCTGGTCCTCTCGCGCGGCGCCGAGCCGCCGCTGGACCGCGAGCGCTGCCTGGCCATGGCGCTGGTGCACGACCTGGCGGAGTCGCTCGTGGGCGACATCACCCCGTACGACGGCGTCCCGGTGGAGGAGAAGCACCGGCGCGAGCGGGAGGCGATGGAGCGCCTGTGCGCGATGCTCGGGGACGACGAGGTGCTGCGGCTCTGGGAGGAGTACCAGGCGGCGGAGACGCGGGAAGCGCGCTTCGTGAAGGACCTGGACAAGCTGGAGACCGTGCTCCAGGCCGCGGAGTACGAGGAGGCGCGCGGGATCGGCCTCGCCGAGTTCCGGGAGATGGGGGCGGGGCGGGACTGGCTCCCGGCGACGCGGCCCGTCCACCAGGCGCTGCGGCGCGCCGATGGGGGGCCGCCGGCGGGGTAG